The following are encoded in a window of Xanthocytophaga agilis genomic DNA:
- a CDS encoding porin family protein, which translates to MKKIALLFFAAFLSVQAFSQVKLGFKFSPAVAFNSAVTERDYDVVGKNGSGLRFSAGPVMDFFFADNYAFHTGLWYTVKRSGIEGTVKGTNLSSVYNMQYLQVPLALKFFTNEIATDMKIYFLIGGTLDAKLAEKPLDKPTNYIYNSVNGKNAFRPADAGLLLGAGSELIMGTNTAVFFGLSYNRGLVNALGNNVKNGSDRVNDFVKVRNSMFSLDLGVKF; encoded by the coding sequence ATGAAAAAAATTGCATTACTTTTTTTCGCCGCTTTTTTGTCTGTGCAGGCATTCTCTCAGGTAAAATTGGGCTTTAAATTCTCACCAGCTGTTGCATTTAATTCTGCTGTTACGGAACGCGATTATGATGTAGTAGGTAAAAATGGTTCTGGTTTGCGTTTTAGTGCAGGTCCTGTTATGGATTTTTTCTTTGCTGATAACTATGCATTCCATACGGGATTATGGTATACTGTAAAACGTTCTGGTATAGAAGGAACTGTAAAAGGAACAAACCTTTCCAGTGTATATAATATGCAATATTTACAAGTGCCTTTAGCTCTAAAGTTTTTTACCAATGAAATTGCTACGGATATGAAAATTTACTTCCTGATAGGAGGAACTCTTGACGCTAAATTGGCAGAGAAACCTTTAGATAAACCTACAAACTATATCTATAACTCTGTGAATGGAAAAAATGCCTTTCGCCCTGCTGATGCCGGATTGTTATTGGGAGCAGGTAGTGAACTTATAATGGGAACAAATACAGCTGTATTCTTTGGTTTGAGTTATAATCGTGGTCTTGTAAATGCATTAGGTAATAATGTAAAAAATGGCAGTGATCGCGTAAATGATTTTGTAAAGGTTCGTAATAGTATGTTTTCTCTTGATCTAGGAGTTAAGTTTTAA